A stretch of the Archangium violaceum genome encodes the following:
- a CDS encoding helix-turn-helix domain-containing protein → MLRVWRQRRSLSQLDLACRADVSARHVSFLETGRSKPSREMLLHLSEELDIPLRERNALLIAAGFAPVYSEESLDAPALRAAREAVDLVLSGHEPYPALAVDRHWTLMTANRAVGVLLAEVSPELLQPPVNVLRLSLHPDGLGRNIVNLEQWRTHVLTRLQRQIDVSADETLAALHKELREGTTYGGASQPGGPAREQDLAGVVVPMRLKTRYGELSLFSTTTVFGTPIDITLSELAIESFFPADRPTAELLRRLAENGARTDA, encoded by the coding sequence ATGCTGCGCGTCTGGCGCCAGCGACGCTCTCTCAGTCAGCTCGACCTGGCCTGCCGTGCGGACGTCTCCGCCCGGCATGTCAGCTTCCTCGAGACCGGCCGGTCGAAGCCGAGCCGGGAGATGCTGCTCCACCTCTCCGAGGAGCTCGACATCCCCCTGCGCGAGCGCAACGCGCTGCTGATCGCCGCGGGGTTCGCGCCCGTCTATTCCGAGGAGAGCCTCGATGCACCCGCTCTCCGGGCCGCACGGGAGGCGGTCGACCTGGTCCTCTCCGGGCACGAGCCCTACCCCGCGTTGGCCGTGGATCGACACTGGACCTTGATGACCGCCAACCGCGCCGTCGGCGTGCTCCTCGCAGAGGTCTCGCCCGAGCTGCTCCAGCCCCCCGTCAACGTCCTCCGGCTCAGCCTGCACCCCGACGGCCTCGGCCGGAACATCGTCAATCTCGAGCAGTGGAGGACCCACGTGCTCACGCGGCTCCAGCGACAGATCGACGTCTCCGCCGATGAGACCCTCGCCGCGCTCCACAAGGAGCTCCGCGAAGGCACCACGTATGGCGGAGCATCTCAGCCCGGTGGGCCCGCCCGAGAACAGGACCTCGCGGGAGTGGTCGTGCCGATGCGGTTGAAGACCCGGTACGGGGAGCTGTCACTCTTCAGCACCACGACCGTCTTCGGCACCCCCATCGACATCACCCTCTCCGAACTGGCGATCGAATCCTTCTTCCCCGCGGATCGGCCCACCGCCGAGTTGCTGCGGCGGCTCGCCGAGAACGGTGCACGCACGGACGCGTGA